The proteins below come from a single Serpentinimonas raichei genomic window:
- a CDS encoding cell division protein FtsQ/DivIB, giving the protein MNATQALPLDVRLMDGAAAALYALAAVLALAALGGWVVRQPVWSLSAIEVYGDVQNQRAAALQAHVAGRLQGNLWTLDLLQVQQLVQGAPWVRSAVVQRQFPNRLRITIEEHQPLAWWGQAGGTQLLNQYGEVFEAEPALGQGLNWSVLAGPSERATQVLELYRSVRPVFERNGWGIEQLSLDERGSWRIVLDDGARIEIGRGSPLELQQRVERFTQTVPALLQHYGGRPLETVDLRHPDGYALRIQGVSTLAELQLPPPQPGPSRPAQAPAAPTP; this is encoded by the coding sequence ATGAACGCCACCCAAGCCCTGCCGCTCGACGTGCGCCTGATGGACGGCGCCGCCGCCGCCCTGTACGCGCTCGCCGCCGTGCTGGCCTTGGCGGCGCTGGGTGGCTGGGTGGTGCGGCAACCGGTCTGGAGTTTGAGCGCGATTGAGGTGTACGGCGACGTGCAGAATCAGCGCGCGGCCGCGCTGCAGGCGCATGTGGCGGGTCGGCTGCAGGGCAATCTGTGGACGCTCGACTTGCTTCAGGTGCAGCAGTTGGTGCAAGGCGCGCCGTGGGTGCGCAGCGCCGTGGTGCAGCGCCAATTCCCGAACCGGCTGCGCATCACCATCGAAGAACACCAGCCGCTGGCGTGGTGGGGCCAGGCCGGGGGCACGCAGTTGCTGAATCAGTACGGTGAGGTGTTCGAGGCCGAGCCGGCGCTGGGGCAGGGGCTCAACTGGAGCGTGTTGGCCGGCCCCAGCGAGCGGGCCACACAGGTGCTCGAACTCTACCGCAGCGTGCGGCCCGTGTTTGAGCGAAACGGCTGGGGCATCGAGCAACTGTCGCTCGACGAGCGCGGCAGTTGGCGCATCGTGCTCGACGACGGCGCGCGCATCGAGATCGGGCGCGGCAGCCCCTTGGAGCTGCAGCAGCGGGTGGAACGGTTCACCCAAACCGTGCCGGCCCTGCTGCAGCACTACGGCGGGCGGCCCCTTGAAACCGTCGATCTGCGCCACCCCGACGGCTACGCCCTGCGCATCCAGGGCGTGAGCACACTGGCCGAATTGCAATTGCCGCCCCCGCAGCCCGGGCCCAGCAGACCTGCGCAAGCGCCCGCCGCTCCGACCCCTTAA
- a CDS encoding D-alanine--D-alanine ligase — protein MSQNASQNASPNASQIDPRALGKVAVLLGGFSAEREVSLMSGQGVLAALQRSGVDAHAFDPAERELWQLKAQGFERAFITLHGRFGEDGTVQGALELMGIAYTGPGVLSSSLSMDKIMSKRIWRAEGLPTPDWRQVRSGAETEAALAALGAPMIVKPAREGSTIGLSKISHASECAAAYALAAQCDPEVLCEQCIVGDEVTVALLGQGEAAQALPLIRIQVPGGNYDYEHKYFSDETQYLIPSGLPAAEEAAIQRLALQAYQSLDCRGWSRVDVMIDAATRRPYLLELNSSPGMTGHSLVPMAARAVGLSYEALCLQVLASAGLDNPLPAALTGTGTAGQPQ, from the coding sequence ATGAGCCAAAACGCAAGCCAAAACGCTAGCCCGAACGCCAGCCAGATCGATCCGCGCGCACTGGGCAAGGTGGCGGTGTTGCTGGGCGGCTTTTCGGCCGAGCGCGAAGTCTCGCTCATGTCCGGGCAGGGCGTGCTGGCGGCCTTGCAGCGCAGCGGCGTCGATGCGCACGCCTTCGACCCGGCCGAGCGCGAGCTCTGGCAGCTCAAGGCCCAGGGCTTCGAGCGTGCCTTCATCACCCTGCACGGCCGCTTTGGCGAAGACGGCACGGTGCAGGGCGCGCTGGAGCTGATGGGCATCGCCTACACCGGGCCCGGCGTGCTGTCCTCCAGCCTGAGCATGGACAAAATCATGAGCAAGCGCATTTGGCGCGCCGAGGGGCTGCCCACGCCCGACTGGCGCCAGGTGCGCAGCGGCGCCGAAACCGAGGCCGCGCTGGCCGCCTTGGGCGCGCCCATGATCGTCAAACCGGCGCGCGAGGGCTCGACCATCGGCCTGAGCAAGATCAGCCACGCCAGCGAGTGCGCCGCCGCCTACGCGCTGGCGGCCCAGTGCGACCCCGAGGTGCTGTGCGAGCAATGCATCGTGGGCGACGAGGTCACGGTGGCGCTGCTCGGCCAAGGCGAGGCGGCGCAGGCGCTGCCCCTGATCCGCATCCAGGTGCCCGGCGGCAACTACGACTACGAGCACAAATACTTCAGCGACGAAACCCAGTACCTCATCCCCAGTGGCCTGCCGGCGGCCGAGGAGGCCGCCATCCAGCGCCTGGCGCTGCAGGCCTACCAGAGCCTGGACTGCCGCGGCTGGTCGCGGGTGGATGTGATGATAGACGCCGCCACGCGCCGCCCTTATCTGCTGGAGCTCAACTCCTCGCCCGGCATGACCGGGCACTCGCTGGTGCCGATGGCGGCGCGCGCCGTGGGCCTGAGCTACGAGGCCTTGTGCCTGCAGGTGCTGGCCAGCGCGGGCCTGGACAACCCCTTGCCCGCCGCGCTGACCGGCACCGGCACCGCGGGGCAACCCCAGTAA
- the murC gene encoding UDP-N-acetylmuramate--L-alanine ligase, giving the protein MKHAIRHIHFVGIGGSGMSGIAEVLLNQGYTVSGSDLSASAATERLQRLGACVHIGHAASQIVGADCIVTSTAVKPDNPEVVAAHQRLLPVVPRALMLAELMRMQKGIAIAGTHGKTTTTSLVASVLAAAGLDPTFVIGGRLNSAGANARLGAGEYIVVEADESDASFLNLLPVLAVVTNIDADHMDTYGHDFGRLKQAFVEFLHRMPFYGAAVVCIDDPHLRGLLGDIQRPITSYGLSPDAQVRALDLRAVGAQMHFRVQRRNGVELPDLDVVLNLPGQHNVLNALAAIALAAELSLPDAALLQALAQFKGVGRRFQRHGEAPLPGGGSATLIDDYGHHPVEMAATLAAARGAFPGRRLVLAFQPHRYSRTRDCFEDFVRVMGAADAVLLTEVYAAGEAPIVAADGRALARALRVAGKLEPLFVPEVGALAQAILDCAQADDVLLCMGAGSIGSVAAQVRELADAAPPIATQPSSAQAKPEQEPA; this is encoded by the coding sequence ATGAAACACGCGATTCGACACATCCACTTCGTCGGCATCGGCGGCTCGGGCATGAGCGGCATCGCCGAGGTGCTGCTCAACCAAGGCTACACCGTCAGCGGCTCCGACCTGAGCGCCAGCGCCGCCACCGAGCGCCTGCAACGCCTGGGCGCGTGCGTGCACATCGGGCACGCCGCCAGCCAGATCGTGGGGGCCGACTGCATCGTCACCTCCACCGCCGTCAAACCCGACAACCCGGAAGTGGTGGCCGCGCACCAGCGGCTGCTGCCGGTGGTGCCGCGCGCGCTCATGCTGGCCGAGCTGATGCGCATGCAAAAAGGCATCGCCATCGCCGGCACGCACGGCAAAACCACCACCACCAGCTTGGTCGCCAGCGTGCTCGCCGCTGCCGGGCTGGACCCGACCTTCGTCATCGGCGGGCGCCTCAACAGCGCCGGGGCCAACGCGCGCCTGGGTGCGGGCGAATACATCGTGGTCGAAGCCGACGAGTCCGACGCCTCCTTCCTGAATCTGCTGCCGGTGCTGGCGGTCGTCACCAACATCGACGCCGACCACATGGACACCTACGGGCACGACTTCGGCCGCCTCAAGCAGGCCTTCGTCGAGTTCCTGCACCGCATGCCTTTTTACGGTGCCGCCGTGGTCTGCATCGACGACCCGCACCTGCGCGGCCTGCTGGGCGACATCCAGCGCCCCATCACCAGCTACGGCCTGAGCCCGGACGCGCAAGTTCGCGCGCTCGATCTGCGCGCCGTCGGGGCGCAGATGCACTTTCGGGTGCAGCGGCGCAACGGGGTCGAGCTGCCCGACCTCGACGTGGTGCTCAACCTGCCGGGGCAGCACAATGTGCTCAATGCGCTGGCGGCGATCGCGCTGGCGGCCGAGCTCAGCCTGCCCGATGCCGCGCTGCTGCAGGCGCTGGCGCAGTTCAAGGGCGTGGGGCGGCGCTTCCAGCGCCACGGCGAGGCGCCGCTGCCCGGCGGCGGCAGCGCCACCCTGATCGACGACTACGGACACCACCCAGTGGAAATGGCGGCCACGCTGGCGGCGGCGCGCGGGGCCTTTCCCGGTCGGCGGCTGGTGCTGGCCTTTCAGCCGCACCGCTACAGCCGCACGCGCGACTGCTTCGAGGATTTCGTGCGCGTGATGGGCGCGGCCGACGCCGTGCTGCTGACCGAGGTCTATGCCGCCGGCGAAGCCCCGATCGTGGCCGCCGATGGCCGGGCGCTGGCGCGGGCGCTGCGCGTGGCGGGCAAGCTCGAACCGCTGTTCGTGCCCGAAGTGGGCGCGCTGGCGCAAGCGATTCTGGACTGCGCCCAGGCCGATGACGTGCTGCTGTGCATGGGCGCGGGCTCGATCGGCAGCGTGGCGGCGCAGGTGCGCGAGCTGGCCGATGCGGCACCACCCATTGCCACGCAACCCAGCTCCGCGCAAGCCAAACCCGAACAGGAGCCCGCATGA
- the murG gene encoding undecaprenyldiphospho-muramoylpentapeptide beta-N-acetylglucosaminyltransferase — MSTSPSPVALIMAGGTGGHIFPGLAVAEALRESGWRVHWLGAPESMEARLVPERGFAFEPVNFGGVRGKGLLRLALLPLRLQLAFVQSFRVLRRLRPDVVLGLGGYISFPGGMMSVLAGSPLLLHEQNAIAGLANKVLAQVADRVFTAYPQALPKGEWVGNPLRAAFTQQPPPAQRFAGRSGPLKLLVVGGSLGAQALNHTVPQALALIDPAQRPLVRHQSGAKQIEALRAAYAAVGVQAELTPFIDDTAAAYAEADLVLARAGASTVTELAAVGAAAILVPFPHAVDDHQTHNARFLVEAGAAWLLPQPQLNAADLAQQLRSLTRAELLQRAERAHAQARTGAVSALLQACEQLIAHKKP, encoded by the coding sequence ATGAGCACCAGCCCCAGCCCGGTGGCCCTGATCATGGCCGGTGGCACCGGCGGCCACATCTTTCCCGGCTTGGCCGTGGCCGAGGCGCTGCGCGAAAGCGGCTGGCGCGTGCACTGGCTCGGCGCGCCCGAGAGCATGGAGGCGCGGCTGGTGCCCGAGCGCGGCTTTGCCTTCGAGCCGGTGAACTTCGGCGGCGTGCGCGGCAAGGGCCTGCTGCGGCTGGCGCTGTTGCCGCTGCGGCTGCAACTGGCGTTTGTGCAGAGCTTTCGCGTGCTGCGCCGCCTGCGCCCCGACGTGGTGCTGGGCCTGGGCGGCTACATCAGCTTCCCCGGCGGCATGATGAGCGTGCTGGCCGGCTCCCCCTTGCTGCTGCACGAGCAAAACGCCATCGCCGGGCTGGCCAACAAGGTGTTGGCGCAGGTGGCCGACCGCGTCTTCACCGCCTACCCCCAGGCCTTGCCCAAGGGCGAATGGGTCGGCAACCCGCTGCGCGCCGCCTTCACGCAGCAGCCGCCGCCGGCGCAGCGCTTTGCCGGGCGCAGCGGGCCGCTCAAGCTGCTGGTGGTGGGGGGCAGCTTGGGGGCGCAGGCCCTCAACCACACCGTGCCGCAGGCGCTGGCCCTGATCGACCCGGCGCAGCGCCCGCTGGTGCGGCACCAAAGCGGCGCCAAGCAGATCGAGGCCCTGCGCGCCGCCTACGCCGCCGTCGGGGTGCAGGCCGAACTCACGCCCTTCATCGACGACACCGCCGCCGCCTACGCCGAGGCCGACTTGGTGCTGGCGCGCGCCGGGGCCAGCACCGTGACCGAGCTGGCGGCGGTGGGGGCGGCCGCCATCTTGGTGCCCTTCCCGCACGCCGTCGATGACCACCAGACCCACAACGCGCGCTTCCTGGTCGAGGCCGGGGCCGCTTGGCTGCTGCCACAGCCGCAGCTCAACGCCGCCGACCTCGCGCAGCAACTGCGCAGCCTTACCCGCGCCGAGCTGCTGCAGCGCGCCGAACGCGCCCACGCGCAGGCGCGCACCGGGGCCGTGTCGGCGCTGCTGCAAGCCTGCGAACAACTGATCGCCCACAAAAAACCATGA
- the ftsW gene encoding putative lipid II flippase FtsW, with translation MSRPNSASAALASNAAVGATGAAGVWARLLNAPTSALGWLRGDPAPGELPVRLASVDHARSRSGTAVRELGFDQVLLWVVVALLCWSLVMVYSASIAMPDNPRFRNLEHEHFLIRHAIALMVGTVAALLAFQVPMQRWQQWSPWVLAGTVLLLIVVLIPFIGREVNGARRWIPLGLMNFQPSELAKLAIAMYAAGYMVRRMELKERFWRAVLPMGVPLGLIGFLLLMQPDMGAFIVIAVIAMGILFLGGVSARMFFLAAGLLGAVFALLIMSSPWRRERVFAYLDPFSAEHALGKGYQLTHSLIAFGRGEWFGVGLGASIEKLHWLPEAHTDFLLAVIGEELGLVGVLLLIAVFWWLVRRMMQIGRQSIALEQVFSGLLVQGIALWIGFQAFINIGVNLGALPTKGLTLPFMSFGGSAILMNLVAVAIVLRADHENRKLMHGGRV, from the coding sequence GGGGTGTGGGCGCGCCTGCTCAACGCCCCGACAAGCGCGCTGGGCTGGCTGCGCGGCGACCCTGCCCCCGGCGAGCTGCCGGTGCGCCTGGCCAGCGTTGATCACGCGCGCAGCCGCAGCGGCACCGCCGTGCGCGAACTCGGCTTCGACCAGGTGCTGCTGTGGGTCGTGGTGGCGCTGCTGTGCTGGAGTCTGGTGATGGTCTATTCGGCCTCCATCGCCATGCCCGACAACCCGCGCTTTCGCAACCTCGAGCACGAACACTTCCTGATCCGCCACGCCATCGCCCTGATGGTGGGCACGGTCGCGGCCTTGCTGGCCTTTCAGGTGCCGATGCAGCGCTGGCAGCAGTGGTCGCCGTGGGTGCTGGCCGGCACCGTGCTGCTGCTGATCGTGGTGCTGATTCCCTTCATCGGGCGCGAAGTCAACGGCGCACGGCGCTGGATTCCGCTCGGGCTGATGAACTTTCAGCCCTCCGAGCTGGCCAAGCTGGCGATTGCCATGTACGCCGCCGGTTACATGGTGCGGCGCATGGAACTCAAAGAGCGCTTCTGGCGCGCCGTGCTGCCCATGGGGGTGCCGCTGGGTCTGATCGGCTTTTTGCTGCTGATGCAGCCCGATATGGGCGCCTTCATCGTCATCGCCGTCATCGCCATGGGCATCTTGTTCCTAGGCGGCGTCAGTGCGCGCATGTTTTTTCTGGCGGCCGGGCTGCTGGGGGCGGTGTTTGCGCTGCTGATCATGAGCTCGCCGTGGCGGCGCGAGCGCGTCTTTGCCTACCTCGACCCGTTTAGCGCCGAACACGCGCTGGGCAAGGGCTACCAGTTGACGCACTCGCTGATCGCCTTCGGGCGCGGCGAGTGGTTCGGCGTCGGGCTCGGCGCCAGCATCGAAAAACTGCACTGGCTGCCGGAAGCGCACACCGACTTTTTGCTGGCTGTGATCGGCGAAGAACTGGGCCTGGTCGGGGTGCTGCTGCTCATCGCCGTGTTCTGGTGGCTGGTGCGGCGCATGATGCAGATCGGGCGCCAGTCGATCGCGCTGGAGCAGGTTTTTTCGGGCCTGCTGGTGCAAGGCATCGCGCTGTGGATCGGCTTTCAGGCCTTCATCAACATCGGCGTCAACCTCGGTGCGCTGCCCACCAAGGGCCTGACGCTGCCCTTCATGAGCTTTGGCGGCTCCGCCATTCTGATGAACCTGGTCGCCGTCGCCATCGTGCTGCGCGCGGATCACGAGAACCGGAAATTGATGCACGGAGGCCGGGTATGA